GAACCATGCCACCCGTCCAGGTGGCTTCGGCCCCCAGAAAAATCGAACACAACTCATTTTTCCCTGGCGGCAGTTCGAGGGGATCACTCCTGTGCGCGTATCCTTGCGCCTCGTTGGCGTGCTCTTGTCCCGAAACCCGCTGTGCGCGTTCGCGGTTCGGCCACTATGACGCCCGAAACACCCCACTGCGATGCAAGGGACACCGCATGCGACTGACCGAATTCCCTCTCAACTGGCTTATTCCGGGCGCCGTGATGCTCGTCGGGATCCTGGCGGCGGTGGCGATCATCACGCGCGGCAAGCGCGCGGGCGGCAAGGCCACGACCGAGGACACCTGGGAGCGCAGCGAGGAACGGCGCAGACGGAAGGAAGCGGTCTACGGGACCGCCTCCTATCTGCTGCTGTTCTGCTGCGCCGCCGTGGCCGCCGCGCTCTCCTTCCACGGACTCGTCGGCTTCGGCCGGCAGAATCTCAATCTCAGCGGCGGCTGGGAGTACCTCGTCCCGTTCGGCCTCGACGGGGCGGCGATGTTCTGCTCCGTGCTGGCCGTGCGTGAGGCCAGCCACGGCGACGCGGCGCTCGGCTCGCGCCTTCTGGTGTGGACGTTCGCCGGGGCCGCGGCCTGGTTCAACTGGGTGCACGCGCCGCGCGGGCTGGACCACGCGGGCGCCCCGCAGTTCTTCGCCGGGATGTCGCTCTCGGCCGCCGTGCTCTTCGACCGGGCGCTGAAGCAGACCCGCCGGGCCGCACTGCGCGAACAGGGCCTGGTTCCCCGGCCGTTGCCGCAGATCCGGATCGTCCGGTGGCTGCGGGCGCCCCGGGAGACCTTCGCCGCCTGGTCGCTCATGCTGCTGGAAGGCGTACGCACGCTGGACGAGGCCGTGGACGAGGTGCGCGACGACCGGCGGCAGAAGCAGGAGAGCAAGCAGCGGCAGCGTGAGCAGGAGAAGCTGGGCCGGGCGAGGATCAAGGCGCTCAACCGGCAGCACCGGGCGTGGGGACGCGGCCGGGGCCGGCAGATCGAGATGGCGGGCGCCGGTGCCTCGCCGGCCGCCGTGGGGCCGGGCTCTCCGGAGCCCGTCATACCGGAGCTCACCTCCGAACGCGGCGCGTCGGACCCGCTGCCCGTACCGTCCCGCCCGTCCCTTCCGGCGGCCAGGAGCGGCGAGGGCCGTACCGTCGACCTGACGGCCGAGGACGACACCATGGCGCTGCACCGGATCGACTCCCTGGAGCGCAAGCTCACCGATCTGGAGAAGCAGTACGGCTGAGTGGGTCGTCGCCCGCCGGCGACGGGGGCGTACGAGACGGCTGAGCGGTGTACCGGGTCCCGGCACACCGCTCAGCCGTTTCCGGTGAAGGTCCCGGGCCGTCACGGCCGGTCCCGGACGGCCGTCCCCGCCGTCCCGCTGCTCGGCCGCTCGGCTCGGGCGGCAGTCCCGCGGCTCGGCCACCCGGCTCAGAGGGCCGTCCCGCTGTTCGGCCGCTCGGCCGATCCGGCTCAGGCCGCCGTCCCGCCGTTCAGTTCGAACCAGACCATCTTGCCCAGCCCCTGCGCCCGGACGCCCCAGGAGTCGGCGAGCCCCTCCACCAGGACCAGCCCCCGCCCATGGGTGCCGTCGTCCTCGGTCGGCTCGTCCGGCGTCGGCGGGGCATCCACGAAGTCCCGCACCTCCACCCGTAGCCGGGAATCGGCGACCGTCGCCTTGACCACCGCCCCGTGCTCGGTGTGCACCAGCGCGTTGGTCACCAGCTCACTGGTCAGGAGCTCCGCCACCTCCGCGGACTCCCGGGCGCGCCAATGGCTCAGCAACTCACGCAGCGCGTGCCGGACTTCGGGCACCGCCGTGAGATCGGCGCTCTCGACTCTGCGGAGCAACTGCTTGCTCAGCAGTCGCGCCTGCTCCCCCGTGCCTCTCATGACTCCTGCCCCCATGCGGTTCGTCGTCGTGCGGGCTTCCTCTCGTGAACGTTCTTCCCGAGATGCATGCCCCACTCACCTCCGGCCACGCCTCGCTGTCCGGGTCCGGGCGGGTACGGCGGCGAGTGCCCGGCGCTCCTCGTGGGAAAGGAGGGTTGCGAGAGCGGCGGCACACCCGGAGCCCGTCGTTCCGGAAGGCCGAGCCAGCGACCCGAGGAGCCCCGATGCACGACGACCGCACCCTGGTGGAAGGCCGGCTGGCGCGCGCCCTGCGCCAGTTCATCCGTCCCGCGCAGTACGCGGCCAGAACACCGCTCGCCCTCTCCGTCTGGGAGGTGCCGGGCGAGCCGGTGCCCGTGGGACAGGCGCTCCAGGCCACGTACACCCCGTTCACGACCGGCACGCCCTGGGGTGCGCCCTGGTCGACCAGCTGGTTCCGGCTGGAGGGCGTGGTCCCCGACGAGTACGCCGGGCGGCGGGTGGAGGTCGTGATCGATCCGGGCTTCACCGGCGAGGGGCCGGGCTTCCAGGCCGAGGGCATGGTCCACGACGCGGCCGGTGTGCCCCTCAAAGGGGTGCATCCGCGCAACCGCCATGTCCCGGTCGCCGCGCCGGCCGAGGGCGGCGAGGCGATCCATCTGCTGCTCGAAGCCGCCGCGAACCCGTCGATGCCGGGCGACTTCGCGCCGTCGCCGCTCGGGGACGTACGGACCGCCGGGGACGGCCCGTTGTACACGTTCGCCGCCGCCGACATCGCCGTGCTGGACGAGAACGTGTGGCATCTGGTGCTCGACATCGAGGTGCTGTCGGAGCTGATGGCGGAGCTGCCCGCCGACCGGTCGCGGCGGCACGAGATCCTGCGCGCGCTGGAGAACATGCTGGACGCGCTCGACCTGCACGACGTGGCGGGTACGGCGGAGGCGGGCCGCGCCGAACTGGCCGGGGTGCTGGCGAGCCCGGCCGCGCCCAGCGCCCACCGGGTCTCGGCCGCCGGGCACGCGCACATCGACTCGGCGTGGCTGTGGCCGCTGCGGGAGACCGTACGGAAGGCGTCGCGGACCTTCGCCAACGTCACGGCGCTCGCCGGGGAGTACCCGGAGCTGGTCTTCGCGTGTTCGCAGGCCCAGCAGTACGCGTGGGTCAAGGAGCACCAGCCGCACGTCTGGGAGCGGATCAAGAAGGCGGTGGCGGACGGCAACTGGGCCCCGGTGGGCTCGATGTGGGTGGAGTCGGACGCCAACATGCCGGGCGGCGAGGCGCTGGCCCGGCAGCTCGTGCACGGTACGCGGTTCTTCCGGGAGGAGCTGGGTGTCGAGACGGAGGAGATCTGGCTGCCGGACTCCTTCGGCTACACGGCGGCGTTCCCCCAACTGGCCAAGCTGGCGGGGGTGAAGTGGTTCCTCACCCAGAAGCTGTCGTGGAACCAGTCCAACAAGATGCCGCACCACACCTTCTGGTGGGAGGGCATCGACGGCACCCGGGTCTTCACGCACTTCCCGCCGGTCGACACCTACAACGCGCAGTTCCACGCGTCCGAACTGGCGCACGCCGAAAGGAACTTCGCCGACAAGGGCCGGGCGTCGCGCTCGCTGGTCCCGTTCGGCTGGGGCGACGGCGGAGGCGGTCCCACCCGCG
Above is a window of Streptomyces sp. NBC_01498 DNA encoding:
- a CDS encoding ATP-binding protein, yielding MRGTGEQARLLSKQLLRRVESADLTAVPEVRHALRELLSHWRARESAEVAELLTSELVTNALVHTEHGAVVKATVADSRLRVEVRDFVDAPPTPDEPTEDDGTHGRGLVLVEGLADSWGVRAQGLGKMVWFELNGGTAA
- a CDS encoding DUF2637 domain-containing protein — protein: MRLTEFPLNWLIPGAVMLVGILAAVAIITRGKRAGGKATTEDTWERSEERRRRKEAVYGTASYLLLFCCAAVAAALSFHGLVGFGRQNLNLSGGWEYLVPFGLDGAAMFCSVLAVREASHGDAALGSRLLVWTFAGAAAWFNWVHAPRGLDHAGAPQFFAGMSLSAAVLFDRALKQTRRAALREQGLVPRPLPQIRIVRWLRAPRETFAAWSLMLLEGVRTLDEAVDEVRDDRRQKQESKQRQREQEKLGRARIKALNRQHRAWGRGRGRQIEMAGAGASPAAVGPGSPEPVIPELTSERGASDPLPVPSRPSLPAARSGEGRTVDLTAEDDTMALHRIDSLERKLTDLEKQYG